The following DNA comes from Chryseobacterium gallinarum.
CAAAACGGAGGCGCCGGGAATGCAAGAAACAAAAGCCTGGAAAGGGCTCAGGGAAGATATATTGCCTTCCTTGATTCTGACGACTACTGGTATCCGGAATACCTTGAAACCATGACAGCCTATATGCAGGAACATCATGCAGAACTTGTGTATTGCAATTATTCAAGGTGCAATGAGCAACTGCAGCCTGTTTTGAAGGATTTCCTGGCTGATAAAGTGGTTACGTTTTCTAATCTTTTGAAGACCTGCCGGCTGGCACCTGTATCTACCATGTATGATACGAAACGGGTAGGAAAATTTTTATTTCCGGTAAAAAGCAAACGTGAGGATCATGTGATGTGGCTCAATTTATTAAAAGCAATTCCCGAGGGTATGCCTATAAACA
Coding sequences within:
- a CDS encoding glycosyltransferase family 2 protein yields the protein MKDLVSIITPCYNSAEFIEETIHSVLNQTYENWEWLITDDLSKDNTVEIIRRYNDPRIKLHVLKQNGGAGNARNKSLERAQGRYIAFLDSDDYWYPEYLETMTAYMQEHHAELVYCNYSRCNEQLQPVLKDFLADKVVTFSNLLKTCRLAPVSTMYDTKRVGKFLFPVKSKREDHVMWLNLLKAIPEGMPINKTMAKYRMRENSVSRKKKNIIRDQYLVYKDFMGFSTLKSLYYTANWAMNGFLKYSKIFN